In the genome of Rhipicephalus microplus isolate Deutch F79 unplaced genomic scaffold, USDA_Rmic scaffold_21, whole genome shotgun sequence, one region contains:
- the LOC119169933 gene encoding sulfotransferase ssu-1, giving the protein MQRKRPNYQVIDGVARCPGITLDKLSETLDFRAKEGDLVQSTFPKSGTNWLMYITHLILREGEPMTKYQDFCKEWRFIEYMNIKDFTSRLPLRTFVTHFALDKRMMTAEGKYVYMARNPWDLCVSFYHMANTLYMYHFRDGTFEDFADTFVSGNFGYGDYFEHVAAGYALRKEPNVLFCTYEELKNNTREVALKLAYFLGEKYGRALEDDESLLQKLLERSQADNMRKVVVLDLTGKDNPQWNDMLSRRRIPSGEAHTPDRDKYAFVRSGKVGSWKDYFTPDLLRKMENRILEVEKKSPVMDLWKDIRADAIKLIQDTE; this is encoded by the coding sequence ATGCAGAGGAAACGTCCAAACTACCAAGTGATAGATGGAGTTGCGAGGTGCCCTGGTATCACTCTAGACAAGCTAAGCGAGACACTCGACTTCAGGGCCAAAGAGGGAGACCTCGTCCAATCAACGTTCCCGAAAAGTGGAACGAACTGGCTTATGTACATCACGCACTTAATCCTCAGAGAAGGAGAACCGATGACAAAGTACCAAGATTTTTGCAAGGAATGGCGCTTCATCGAGTACATGAACATCAAGGACTTCACCTCGCGTTTGCCTTTGAGGACGTTCGTCACGCACTTCGCGTTGGACAAACGCATGATGACCGCGGAAGGCAAGTACGTATACATGGCACGCAATCCATGGGACCTCTGCGTGTCCTTCTACCACATGGCAAACACTCTGTACATGTACCATTTCCGAGATGGCACGTTCGAAGATTTCGCCGACACCTTCGTAAGCGGCAACTTCGGCTACGGAGACTATTTTGAACACGTAGCCGCTGGCTACGCTCTTAGAAAAGAACCAAACGTGCTCTTCTGTACCTACGAGGAACTCAAGAATAATACCCGTGAGGTGGCATTGAAGTTGGCATATTTCTTGGGAGAGAAGTACGGCCGTGCCCTGGAGGATGACGAGTcgctactccagaagctcttagAGAGATCGCAGGCTGACAACATGCGCAAGGTGGTCGTCCTTGACTTGACCGGCAAAGACAACCCGCAGTGGAATGACATGCTTTCCCGTAGGAGGATCCCCAGCGGCGAAGCTCACACTCCAGATAGGGACAAGTACGCGTTCGTAAGAAGCGGTAAAGTAGGAAGCTGGAAGGATTACTTCACGCCCGACTTGCTGCGGAAGATGGAGAACCGTATTCTCGAAGTGGAGAAGAAGTCTCCCGTAATGGACCTCTGGAAGGACATCCGTGCCGATGCTATTAAACTCATTCAGGATACCGAATAA
- the LOC142785324 gene encoding 3-beta-hydroxysteroid sulfotransferase-like, giving the protein MQRRRPAYQLIDGVPRCMGLNPDRLRERLNFRAKGGDLVQVTFPKSGTHWLMYITHLILKQGQTINTYQEFAKNMRFLEYMDIEGFSSSLPLRTFVTHLPLDKHMMTEEAKYVYIARNPWDVCVSLYNMAINTTIFQFRNGAFDDYLDTFVSGNFGYGDFFEHVAAGYALREEPNVLFVTYEELKKNTREVTLRLAYFLGEKYRLALEKDEASLQKILERSHIDSMRNVMVLDLTGKGNPEWKDVISRRKVLSPEDQVAQVTNYEYVRTGKVGSWRDYFTPEQLRKMENRIQEAEKESSFMDLWKDIRAEAVARMQDSE; this is encoded by the coding sequence ATGCAGAGGAGGAGGCCAGCCTACCAATTAATCGACGGAGTTCCCAGATGCATGGGCCTGAATCCCGACAGACTGCGGGAAAGGCTTAACTTCAGGGCGAAAGGAGGAGACCTGGTGCAAGTAACATTTCCGAAGAGCGGAACGCACTGGCTGATGTACATCACGCACTTGATCTTGAAACAGGGACAGACAATCAACACTTATCAAGAGTTCGCAAAAAATATGCGCTTCCTCGAGTACATGGATATCGAGGGCTTCAGCTCGTCCCTGCCTCTGAGAACATTCGTTACGCATTTACCATTGGACAAGCATATGATGACAGAAGAAGCCAAGTACGTCTACATCGCCCGAAATCCATGGGACGTCTGCGTCTCTTTGTACAACATGGCGATCAACACGACCATATTCCAGTTTAGAAACGGGGCGTTCGACGATTACCTCGACACGTTCGTAAGTGGCAATTTCGGATACGGCGACTTTTTCGAACACGTAGCAGCAGGCTACGCACTCAGGGAAGAACCGAACGTGCTCTTCGTGACATACGAGGAGCTCAAGAAGAACACCCGAGAAGTGACACTGAGGCTGGCATATTTCTTGGGGGAGAAGTATAGGCTTGCTCTAGAGAAGGACGAAGCCTCCCTCCAGAAGATCCTGGAGCGATCACACATCGATAGCATGCGCAACGTGATGGTCCTCGACTTGACAGGTAAGGGCAACCCAGAGTGGAAGGACGTGATCTCACGGAGGAAAGTCCTCAGCCCCGAAGATCAGGTTGCACAAGTGACGAACTACGAGTACGTGAGAACTGGAAAAGTCGGAAGCTGGAGGGATTACTTCACTCCTGAACAACTTAGGAAGATGGAGAATCGTATCCAGGAAGCGGAGAAGGAGTCCTCCTTCATGGACCTCTGGAAGGACATCCGCGCTGAAGCGGTTGCACGCATGCAGGATTCTGAATAA